A stretch of Anaerobiospirillum thomasii DNA encodes these proteins:
- the murU gene encoding N-acetylmuramate alpha-1-phosphate uridylyltransferase MurU yields the protein MKAMILAAGRGERLRPLTDSTPKPLIKAGGLELIVWHINKLKAAGISDIVVNSAYLSDKIVSFLQDGHAFGVNIQHSVEEEGGLETAGGIVRALPYLGDEPFFVINGDIFLDIDYKALIEAYVEPNLNGLLYLTKNPEHNLKGDFALSGDRICYGSDYTFTGAAIYTKKAFDGVPDGRLKLRVLFDRWIESQTLKGSVLECPWFDVGTVQRLEILDSYLKEKL from the coding sequence ATGAAGGCCATGATTTTAGCAGCAGGGCGCGGTGAGAGATTAAGACCTCTTACTGACAGTACACCAAAGCCTCTTATTAAGGCAGGAGGCCTTGAGCTTATTGTCTGGCATATAAATAAATTAAAGGCAGCAGGCATTAGCGATATAGTGGTTAATTCTGCCTATCTAAGTGACAAAATAGTCTCCTTTTTACAGGATGGGCATGCCTTTGGTGTCAATATACAGCACTCTGTTGAAGAGGAGGGCGGTCTTGAGACAGCAGGCGGTATAGTGCGAGCTCTGCCTTATCTTGGAGATGAGCCTTTTTTTGTTATAAATGGCGATATCTTTCTGGATATAGATTATAAAGCTTTGATTGAGGCCTATGTTGAGCCTAATCTTAATGGTTTACTATATTTAACTAAAAATCCTGAGCATAATCTTAAAGGTGATTTTGCTTTGAGTGGTGATAGGATCTGTTATGGCAGTGATTATACTTTTACAGGAGCTGCTATTTATACTAAAAAAGCTTTTGATGGTGTGCCTGACGGTCGTTTAAAACTCAGGGTTTTATTTGACAGATGGATTGAAAGTCAGACTCTTAAAGGCAGCGTGCTTGAGTGCCCGTGGTTTGATGTAGGTACAGTGCAAAGACTTGAGATACTTGACAGTTATTTAAAGGAAAAGCTATGA
- the djlA gene encoding co-chaperone DjlA, translated as MKSYKGRVIGALIGLFLSPIGALIGFAIGYYFYDKPKMLTYARQHPFSAGASFDSEVKKLISAQDFLSFTFKLAGFVARGAGTITTSHIKKAEQIMATMELNDDARALAIESFNKGKNASFNLNAEVDALKSRGSLSVEMITFLLEIQVQIALADGVIESEEHQRLMMLAAIFNIDSAEMERLIRIRLAEIKFAEFVRGFASREGGYSSSGSYDNSYSSGSSDNHYQRKASDSELQQAYEILGVTKDSRFDEVKKAHKRLMFKYHPDRLASQGLPPEMLKLYTQKAKDIQAAFDLIKKSKGWQ; from the coding sequence ATGAAAAGTTATAAAGGACGTGTCATTGGTGCTCTGATAGGTCTGTTTTTAAGTCCTATAGGAGCGCTTATTGGTTTTGCAATAGGTTATTACTTCTATGACAAGCCAAAGATGCTGACCTATGCCAGACAGCATCCATTTTCAGCAGGAGCTTCTTTTGACTCTGAAGTTAAAAAGTTAATCTCTGCTCAGGACTTTTTGTCTTTTACCTTTAAGCTTGCAGGCTTTGTAGCCCGTGGTGCCGGTACTATTACTACCTCCCATATTAAAAAGGCCGAGCAGATCATGGCCACAATGGAGCTTAACGATGATGCCAGAGCTCTGGCTATTGAGAGCTTCAATAAGGGCAAAAATGCCAGCTTTAATTTAAATGCAGAGGTTGATGCACTAAAGAGCAGGGGCTCGCTTAGTGTTGAGATGATAACCTTTTTGCTTGAAATTCAGGTTCAGATAGCCCTAGCCGATGGCGTTATCGAGTCTGAGGAGCATCAGAGACTTATGATGCTGGCGGCCATATTCAATATTGACAGTGCCGAGATGGAGCGCCTGATCCGTATCAGACTTGCTGAAATTAAATTTGCTGAATTTGTAAGAGGCTTTGCCAGCAGAGAAGGTGGCTATAGCTCATCTGGCTCTTATGACAATTCATACTCATCAGGCTCATCAGATAACCACTATCAGCGCAAAGCTTCAGATTCAGAGCTGCAGCAGGCCTATGAAATCTTAGGTGTCACCAAAGACTCAAGATTTGATGAAGTTAAAAAGGCCCACAAGCGTCTTATGTTTAAATATCATCCAGACCGACTGGCCTCACAGGGTCTGCCGCCTGAGATGTTAAAGCTTTATACACAAAAGGCTAAAGATATACAGGCAGCCTTTGATCTGATTAAAAAATCTAAAGGATGGCAGTAA